GCGACGGCCATTGTCTCTCCTAAAGCCCTTCCTAGTCCTAAAACGATTGCACCTATAATTCCTGAGAATGATGGTTTTAAAATTGTCAGGGATATCATTTCAAATTTAGTTGCCCCTAGAGCAAGTGCTGCTTCTTTGTTTAAATTAGGTATAGTTTTAAAAATTTCTCTGCAAACACTTGTGATCGTTGGAATAATCATCAGAGCAAGAATAATTGATGCCGCAAGAATTCCAATCCCGTAACTGACTCCTTGGAAAAGTGGGAGAAAGCCAAGTGTACTTTTTAAAAAAGGAGCAAGAGTATTTTTAATAAATGGGGCAAGGTAGTAAAGACCCCACAAACCAAATATAATACTTGGGACCGCAGCGATTAATTCGACGAAGAGAGAAAGAAAGGTTGCAACCTTTGTTCCAAGATACTCATTTACGTAAATTGCTACACCGATACTTATTGGTGCTGCGATAATCAGCGCAACAACAGACGTTATTATCGTTCCAAAAATAAATGGAAGAGCCCCAAACTCATCTTCGATAGGATTCCAGAAGTCTGTATAAATGAAGCTAAAACCAAATTCATTAAATGCAAGTTTTGAAGCAATGAAGAGCTTGAAAATCATGGCCCCAAGTAGAATAACGATAATCAGGGCGATAAACCTAAGAATAAGATAGGCTAGTTTATCTTGTTTAGAAAAAGAAATGGCCCAAGAGGAACTTGGACCATCTTTTATATTAACAGTAGATTTTTCTATCATGTTCGACATTATAGCTTGTTGACCGCCTCAAGTACATCGCTACTTAGATTTTTTGGTAGAGGTGCATAGAAGAGAGGTTGTGCATATTTCTGTCCATCAGTGAGGGCCCATTTTATAAATTTATGAATCTCTGTTTGAATAGAGTCTTTTTCTTTCAAAGAAATAAGCAGGTAAGTGAATGCTGAAACTGGATATGCACCAGAACCTGCTGCATTGATAATTGACCCTGTGAAATCATCACCTGCTCGTTTAAAGTTTGCGGCAGCAAGAGAAACTGCATTTACATCTGGGATAATGAATTCGCCATTTTTATTTTTCAGAGCAGCTACTGAAAGATTATTTTTTTGAGCGTGAGCTAAATCAATATAACCAATAGTTCCATCTGTTTGCTTAATAAGTGCTGTAACTCCATCATTACCCTTCGCTCCAACACCTGTAACCCAGCGAACAGATTTACCAGTACCAACTTTATTTTCCCATTCAGCACTAACAGCACTTAAGTATTCAGTGAAAATCGATGTTGTCCCTGAACCATCTGCTCTTCTTACTACAAGAATATCTTTTGCTGGTAGATTGAGCGTTGGGTTTAGTTTTACAATAGCGGCATCATTCCACTTATTAATTTTTCCAAGGTAGATATTTGCCAGTGTTTGACCATCTAGCTTGATTCCGTTGTTGATCTCAGAAACATTATAAGAAACCGCAACAGCTCCTAGAACTGTTGGGATGTGCATAACCTTATGCTTTGCCTTAGCTCTATCCTTTTCATTCAGAATTGCATCTGATGCACCAAAGTCTACTGTCTCAGAAACAAATTGTCTGATTCCACCACCAGAACCGATTGGTTGATAGTTGAACTGAATTGTTGAATGAATTTTTGAATATTCTGAAAACCATTTTGAATAAATTGCATATGGAAAAGATGCGCCTGCTCCATTTATTTTAGTGATTGCTAGTGCTTGAACTGAAAATAGTGCAAGTACAGAAAGTAGAAGTTTTTTCATTATTCCGTCCTGTTTAGTATTTGTTTAAATTGACTAAAACAATACAATAAAAGACAGGATTCTTTTGTTAGGATTTAATTAAGAAATTTGACGCGAGAAGCCCCGCGTCAAAAAAATGAGATGTTTCTACATTAAAGTGTATGAAACGTATAATTTAAAAGACTTATCTTTTCCTCTTCTAATCATACAGCTTCCTTCTTCCTTCTTTTCGATAAGATAGCTGTAATAATCTGGATTAGTGTCACAAATCTCAAGGATAGACTTCCCTTCGTGCTCACCGAAATCGATAACTACTTGTTCTTCAGCAATGATACCTGTAATTGGACTTGTTTCTGTGGCCATGTTCCCTCCCTAGAATCTGGCAAAAGTGCAATGATAAAAAATATATATATTTAAAAAATATTAAAACCTATCCATGGTCTACATTTTAATTTTGGGATAATAAAAACACTTTGAAAAGGTTTTTTTAACCGACTGTATTGCTAAAGAAATTTTTAAAGTAGGTCACAATCAGTTTAAATTCGTAAGGATATTGATTAGACATTTGTGCTTTAACAAGCTCTAACGCTTGAAATAGGGAAGTAGGCTCTCTATATGGTCTTGGGGATATCATCGCTGCAATGATGTCTGTGATATTAACCATCATTGTTTCAAAGCCAGAAACTGTTAAATCATTTGTTTTTTGATTTGGTCTCTCCATCTCAGATCTTAGAGTACTAAAGCTATGGTGAGCTTCAATTATTTTAAAGTGAGCTGGCGATACCTGCAAACGCCCTTGCAAGATTTGCACTGAAAGATCAGCATGATTGGAAAGAATCTTCTTATCATTTTCCGTTAAGTCTTCCTGGTCGTATTTTTCGACTGGAATTGCAGACATTCCAATGTCTTTAAAGTAGCTCGTGATAAACATATTCTCCACATCTTTCTCACTATAAGCATGAGAATACTTAAGCACTCCAAGTAAGAAAAGAGCAGAGATAAAAGGTTGTGTAAAAATATAGTGATGACCCTGCTTGATAAATTCTTGGTAAATCATTTCATGCTTTTTTGGATTATCAAAAAGGTACTTGAATAAAATTTTAAGACTTTGGTATTGCAGATTTAAAGATTCATCATTTGTTGGATCTTCAAAAAGATAGCGCAAGTTAAGAGTCAGTAACGATAACTGCTTTTTACAGTTATCATGTGGATTTCCCATTGAAAAAGATCTCGTAATAGTTCTTAGGTTTTGTTGTTGTAGTTCAATGAGTGTCTTTCGATCATTTTCGTGCGTAAAGACTTTTATATGACCTGACTGAATGATACTGATTAGTATTTTACTGTCGAGATACATTCCTTTTCGAATAATGTGCCTGAAGCTTTCATTTTCGTATGCATAAATATCACAAGGAGACGAAGGAAGATTAAAAAGTTCTCTAATTGTAAGTGGAACTAAACTAAGTGCTAAGTGTGATTGTCTAAATAAGTCTCTTGCAGTCATTGATATATTCTAGCTTTTTACTCTTATTGGGGAAAGTGGGCATTCTCCCCCTGCCAACTAGAGTTGCCAACTTTTCGATTCTTGTGACATTTTCAGAAAACCAAGAAAATAATATATAACTCATTAGAATCATATAAATGTTATTAAAACCTGATTATTTAACTCGTCTACAATCCTCAGATTGCTAAACTAATAAAACGTTACGGCGTTAACTCATTTTTGTGTAGGAACAGTTATGGCAAAGGCAAATTACAATTCAGAATTTCTAACTTATTTTA
The Bacteriovorax sp. Seq25_V genome window above contains:
- the pstC gene encoding phosphate ABC transporter permease subunit PstC, whose product is MIEKSTVNIKDGPSSSWAISFSKQDKLAYLILRFIALIIVILLGAMIFKLFIASKLAFNEFGFSFIYTDFWNPIEDEFGALPFIFGTIITSVVALIIAAPISIGVAIYVNEYLGTKVATFLSLFVELIAAVPSIIFGLWGLYYLAPFIKNTLAPFLKSTLGFLPLFQGVSYGIGILAASIILALMIIPTITSVCREIFKTIPNLNKEAALALGATKFEMISLTILKPSFSGIIGAIVLGLGRALGETMAVAMVIGNTPIISSSLFSSASTMASVMANEYAEADSDLHLSALCYIGLLLFVVTFIVNLFARTIVWRQTKKSKRRN
- the pstS gene encoding phosphate ABC transporter substrate-binding protein PstS; translation: MKKLLLSVLALFSVQALAITKINGAGASFPYAIYSKWFSEYSKIHSTIQFNYQPIGSGGGIRQFVSETVDFGASDAILNEKDRAKAKHKVMHIPTVLGAVAVSYNVSEINNGIKLDGQTLANIYLGKINKWNDAAIVKLNPTLNLPAKDILVVRRADGSGTTSIFTEYLSAVSAEWENKVGTGKSVRWVTGVGAKGNDGVTALIKQTDGTIGYIDLAHAQKNNLSVAALKNKNGEFIIPDVNAVSLAAANFKRAGDDFTGSIINAAGSGAYPVSAFTYLLISLKEKDSIQTEIHKFIKWALTDGQKYAQPLFYAPLPKNLSSDVLEAVNKL